The region AGCGGGAGAGACGAATCCTTCGATTTCATGAAGCTTACGTGCAATATCCCTTGTCAGTCTGATATGAGGATCCTGGTCTATTCCAACAGGAACAACAACCTTTTTCGGACCTCCGAACTCTTCAATTTGAGGAAGCAAAATGTCTGCAACCTGGAAAAGCGGTGCCTGAACATGTGCAATATTTGTTGAATTCTTGAATCCGTAAATAGCCTTGAGCTGACTGAAATTGGTTTTATTAGCAGCTTTAAAAGCCAAATGTTGAAGTTGCCTGTTTTGTGACTGGAGATAAACATTGACATTATCCTTCTCAAGGTCAAGACCCAATGCTATCCAGTTGGTCAGATATTCGTTAACGGCAATTTCACGGCCCTTTTCAAAGCTCATGTCACGTGCGGCATATGCCTCCAAATCAGCAATCGGAAGTGAAAGCATTGCTCCCATATCCTGATACCATTTAAGCTGG is a window of uncultured Methanobrevibacter sp. DNA encoding:
- the trpS gene encoding tryptophan--tRNA ligase; protein product: MADLIDPWASFSLDYDKLINEFGIGKISDMIDDVKNPQRLMKRGVIFGHREFNEINNLINQKKDFAVVTGMMPSGQMHIGHKMVVDQLKWYQDMGAMLSLPIADLEAYAARDMSFEKGREIAVNEYLTNWIALGLDLEKDNVNVYLQSQNRQLQHLAFKAANKTNFSQLKAIYGFKNSTNIAHVQAPLFQVADILLPQIEEFGGPKKVVVPVGIDQDPHIRLTRDIARKLHEIEGFVSPA